The genomic interval TGCTTGCTTTGACCTTTTGAATCGTGTTCCTTATATAGGAATGaaaggtgtgcctccaattgggaaaaaaaatgaattaggTCAAAAACTATGTTTTCCGTACCTGGTCAAgttggtcgcgactacaggcaaatcTCGAAAAACATAGATTCTGCCAAATCTTCAAGTCGTGGTCGCGACCTCACTTCTTGCTAGTCGCGACTGACACCCAATGAGTAGCTTTTGTCGATTTTTCACCAGTTTGTCCCGTCTTTTCGTCaattgactgaatttgaactttaataccccgggaacctgaaacaaggaaaatcaagcgtaaaaccgctccaaaagacaccaataacCGAGAAAATACTTACTTATTAGACCCGTAACATAGGTTAAATATAACCTAGCAATAGTAGGATTTgcagttttaaatttaataatcgtATTGcattatatattacaaaaatgttaatttttacattataatatttattgctTACACAATCACTTACAAATAAATTTAAGGaacatttatataaattatttttattttttattttttcttacttCTTATtgctaatatattattattgatatatatataatatgtaatatatttgtatattatatcattttttaaagacAATTCATTACAACAACTTGATTAGTATATTTGTTATGACGTTAAAAGTTTGATAAGAtagtcttttaatttttattttaatatttgataATGATGATAGTGTAAACCGCCTAAACTGCACTGTACCATTGCAAAAACTGCATATGTgttttggtttgaaaaaatagctTAAACCCGCACCGCAAACACCCGGGCATACAAggcattttattattattattattttagttttttttaaaaaaaataaatcatgtaattttattaatagtaatcaattaaattttagggtattttgaatttttgtaaaACTCAATGAACTTTATTTATATAGTTTTTATCAACTTTCCATTTAAGTTGGGAAATACATTTgagttttgaaaaatacaatTAAGTCTAAAAGGTCCCAAATTCTTTCCATTTCATTATTACCCTACAAAACTTTATTCTtcataaattaatcattaattaattacaaaaaaaaaaaaaaatcattaataaaaatttagttGAGTGCGAAAAtcatagggtaaataccattttggaccctctgttttacaaaagttaccaattggaccctgtattttgttaaatgacaaaatggaccctgtattttctaaaatagtacaaataggaccctgaattgattttttgtcaaaataaagtttaattataatccaatctaaaagtgctatgacaaaactgtttacatttttttgtatctgttcgtattaagcattgtcttcaagttggttgtattaaaaaaaagttgtcaaaaattaagctcagggtcctatttttactattttagaaaatagagggttcattttgtcatttaacaaaacacagggtccaatttataacttttgcaaaatacagggtccaaaatagtatttacccaaaaTCATATTTAAATGTAACCAAAATATTCTTGAAAATATCCTTACCCAAAAAAACATACTGTTAAAATTTTACTTATTGATTATGATTGGTCAAAGATTAGCACCACATGcaccaattttttaaaaatatatatttatatatcagcAACAAGCCAAACCAACATACAAACTGATCATAACAAGTACAATAAaagagtaattaattaattaattgaacaAGTATTACATCAAACTAAGCTTGATTTGGTTTGGCAACTCTCTTTAAAATCCTTTTTTTCTGGCTTGTTCTCAACACAGGTTCTTGTTCTTGAACCTTCTTCTGTTTTTGCTTCTGGTTCTGATTTTGGTTCGGATTCTGATTTTTAAACCCTTTATTATCGGAACAAGTCTTTAGAACCCAATTTGGTTTTTTTACCTCTTCAATTGGAATTGTCCTAATTCTAGCAACTGCAGTAGTTACTTTCTTATGCATTTTGGGAGTTGAACTTCTTTCATTCACCAACTTGTTTCTACTTCCAATCAACCCATCATTATCTGAAATAATGAatacaaagaattaataaagcAATAACACAAAGATGAAATAATGTTATTGTGTTCAAACATTTGTGAAAATTgatcatttatattataatgACACTTTACAAAatgatattattttataaatttttataaaaaattatcacgacacaatttatatttctattaatttataatttgtgtgCAAAATAACTTAGTTAATTGGAGGTGGGTCGAACTTGACCCACTTCAATTAATACTGGGGTCGGGGCGTATCTCATTGCTATTACTCAAACAAGCATGAAATGTATGCTTGTGTATTCGTCCATATGTCAAATTGGATATATAATTATTGGAATACTTGTTGGAGACTATGAGTTTCTCGACCTTTTGCCTTAGGATTAGTCAGTTTTATTTCTCGATGGGGGGTAAGGGAAGGGATATAACTCAGCGGTAGAGTGTCACCTTGATGTGGTGGAAGTCATCAGTTCGAGCCTGATTATCCCTAATGtaagtttttctatttttactTGCTCCCCCGCCGTGATCGAATGAAAATGGATAAGAGGCTCGTGAGATTGACGTGAGGGGGTAGGGATGGCTATATTTCTGAGAGCGAACTCCAGGCGAATATGAAGCGCATGGATACAGGTTGTGCCTTGGAATGAAAGACATAATTTGATTTGACTTCTAATGCAAATCGAATAAATTAGGAGCTTGCGCAGGCTCCCGACCCAAACCAATTTTATTTCTTGGCCATGCCTAATTGACTAGGGTGAGTGTTGAGAATTTCCTAAAACAGTATATTAAGAGAtgtttaaaataaacattttataaaaaattaccaaaataatgcAAAGTGactaaaaaaatgataattgcataaaatattattttctgttaaatttttataatttttatgtttaaatatttttattacattttcaCGATGTTAAATgaaaacaataagaaaattttataaaagtaacatgaaaataacttccaaacaacaataaaaaatagtatacaaataatagaaaaataaacaataaattaacaatagtataacataaaaataaatcaaaagatcatattttttgtaaaataaaatcataaaaatatttaaaattctgttaaaccgtatttttgtactttttttttgttattttagtgtatttatgaaataatcccaaaaaatgttattttagcGAACTCCCTCGTAATAAACTATGCCTTAGTGTGAGCAATTTTAGCAACTAATCTTGTATGTGTTCTAAAAAATCATAATAGAAAAAGGAATTTGTTCATCTTTCCAAAATCTCAACTCGAAAACACATAAGAATTCTTGAATGAAATTATTACCGGGGCTCGATAAGACAGCACGAGGCCTTGAAACAAGGCTAGCTTTAAGATTTGGCTTTGATTCCTTCACAACACCTCTCTTTTGCTCAACTGTTTTTTTTACCCAAATATCATATTACAAAACTAAAAAGTTTGTATaaatattacaaatatatatacatataaaaaaaacaaaccttTAGGAGCAGAATTATTCAAATCCATGGTTGAGTTTAGCACATAATCCTTCAAAATTCTGGCAATTGGCAGTAATGGTGAAACACTACTCTGATTTTCCTTTTctgcaaaataataattttctccatcaaacaaaaactcataataataaatatatatgtaacaatatatataaatatataattaaggaaCAACCTTGTTGAGTTTGTGGAGAAAGACATTCTTCTTGTTCTTTAAACTCTTCTACTCTCACCTTCACTCTTGGATACACTTCAATTAATAAAAAGtcacataattaaataatttaactaaatatttaaaaagaagaagaacaataAGAACAATGAACActtacttttgttttttgttgttttaacaAAAACTAAGAAAACCCAGATAGGAATGAATACAAAAGTTTTGAAATGAAGAGAGATTCTtatataaaagttttctatgtgttgtctttattattatttattttttggtaaaACCAAAGAGAAAGCtaaagttttgttttttttttttttgttcttgtttatttatttgaaattcaaatgGGAAAAATGGTTCTTTTTTCTGTTGGTGAAGAAAGAATAATAAAGGTTAAAAAAAAGGAAGTATTGTGGTGTGGGTTAGATTTAGAGTCTGACAGAAGTAATAGTCACCTGATTTAAcagaaaaattcacaaaaatggCTTTGAATATAGAAATGGGTATCCATACATATATTGATATTTTCTTGACTTGAAAACCAAGATTAATAGAAATGAATTCAAACCATTTTCAATTTCAGAGCATGGCgcctttttattattaatgccCCACGTGACCATCATGTGACCCTACCACTCAattactattatttattattattagagctACACCAAACCATAAATGATGACAATAAACTCATGGAGCTGAATTAGGGGTGATAATTCAGGTCACGATATGAACCCGACTTAAGATTTTTTTACGGGTTAGAAAAGAGTCGTGTTCGTAtcatttaaaatacattattagaattttaatttttttatattatttcaaatttttacatTACATCATCcatcaaatttttttatataatttaaatatttaaaaataagaataatactTCTCAACATGTGAAGAAACATTTCATCATTCTCCAAATGCTACTCTAATTACTACTCTAAAATGCATCATCTAACAGAACATGATtttaatattcatatatatttttttaactattttctttaatattttgaGGAATAACTTCATTTAGAGAAGATGTAAAGAGTGCTCTTGATGCCCACatagtaattaaaaatttgTATGGTAAGTTTATAGTACACCCCTTAAAATGGTTGTTTGTAATGACCAtgagatctttttttttttgaaaataagcgtagaaatatattaaataaaactagacCTCATGGTCGTTACACAACATGTTTTTCGGTACAGAATTGATCGGAATCGATCCATACAACTGGTAGGTGAAAAAGTCCACTTAGCGACATTATGTGCCGCAAAGTTACAGTGCCTACTAAcattagaaaaattacaacaCATGAAAATGACCATAAGGTCTAAGTGGTATGTTTTCAGTTTTTTCAATCCATAAAcgtcttatttaaaaaaaattataaaaaatggtatttttcaattaaaattattgtaaagttatataataaaaaatagttctAAACTTATCCCCTCCAAACTTGGGCTGGGCTTAGGATAGAAAGCCCAATTAACACAcctctccaaaaaaaaaaaaaaaaaactcaaaaacccTCGTCTCAGCGAGCCAAGAGATTTCAGTGCCAAATTCCTCTGTTTTCCCAAATCAATGGCGTCCCAATCCCGAAAAGGTGGAATTTCACTCCCTGAGAGACGAAACCCCAAGAAAGACGAGAGCAAAAGCATAATCCTGAGAATTTCTCAATCAGAAATCGTGGCTCGGGGAAAGCAGGCAGCGACGGACGCGGCATTCGTAACGAAGAAGCTTTTGAAGAGCACTAGCAAGGCTGCCTGGATCGCCGGCACAACTTTCCTCATTCTCGTCGTACCTTTGATCATCGAGATGGACCGTGAGCAGCAGATGAACGATCTCGAGCTTCAGCAGGCCAGTCTCCTCGGCACGCCTTCCTCATCTCAAAAGTGATCTCGTAAATCTTCGATACTCTATACTCCTAGGGTTTATGATTCTTTTTGAATTTTGGAGTAAATTGAAATTGAACTTACGTGAATTTGAATTTCGTTTTTCTGAGCTATGTGTTTGATTTCGGGGGTAGATTAGTTACAATAACACTGCTGGTTTTTGGTTGTAGTAATGGTTAATAACTTAATATCTTTGAATTGAAGGAATATTTCTGAACTGAAccttttgatattgattttgtgGTGTAATTATAGATAGTTTACTGAATTTTCAGGCGTTTATATAAGTGAAATTTGAgctttatttatgaatttatcttcatattcatgtgaATGAGAGTAATCTCATAATTTGCTTCCCCATGATGTCTGGGTACGATTTTTCACATACATTCCAAGCTAATCAAATGTAAtggcaaaaaaaaatttaatttaatttcaattttttttagtttgattgtattttaaattattggaATGTTATCtaaaagaataattttttcacaaatttgtgaaataattattttattttaaaataggcATAAAGTTCATTCCAATGCaaggtgaatttttttttatatatgtttattaaattCAATTCTATTCTTGTTGTGTTTTCATTTCGTAGGTAGTATTTGGTTggaatgaattaaaaaaaaaatagtaatgagtataagaatgaaatagaatcaaatttaaaattcataaaaaatatggAATAGTCATTATATTGGTATGTGATTGTTTCTttaatatgaaataaaaattgtttcttttctattttattacctttAACCAAGTGCCACTTAACTTCTTTATATCTAAAATTTTCTTATGCATTGGACTTGGTATGTGATTGAGAAGAAGTTTTTAACTTTTTAGGAGTTTATATCATTTGGTAACTATAATTGGTATAGAGAAACTTGTTCATTCTGATTCTTTTTGTGTTTTGAGACTTGTTTGTTCTAGTCAATATAGTAATTTTCCATTAGAGCATTTGTGTTTCTGTGGACTGTGTGTGGTGTTGTGTTTCAAGCTGCTGCAATTAATTGCTTATTAGCTTCTcttttataggttgctaagaTTAATGGGTTTAGATATTGTGGATGGTTGGGGTGTTTTTGGTTTTTGTTATACATACTTAAATACTCTAATGAATAATTATATAccttagagtaatttgcggcaaaactccctcaactatcaatttacttgcaaaaaaccatccaacctcatattttggtgggaaaaccctccaaagtactgtttcgtttacatttttaaggtgtcgtctATTCAGCCTCGTTAAGTTttaattttgcccacgtggcaatgacaggtcaataaaaaattatcctacgtggccatattttacaaaataaaaattaaaataaaaataaaaaatttaagagtaatttgcggcaaaactccctcaactatcaatttacttgcaaaaaaccatccaaccttaaagttttttagatggttttttgcaagtaaattgatagttgggggagttttgccgcaaattactcttaaagttttatttttattttgtaaaatatggccacataggataattttttagtgacttgtcattgccacgtgggcaaaattaggagCTGGACAGACGACATCTTAAAATGTAAACAGAAtagtactttggagggttttcccaccaaaatatgaggttggatggttttttgcaagtaaattgatagttaagggggttttgccgcaaattactctatacCTTATTATGTCATGTGGTTAAGTGTAATGGGAATGATGTAAATGAAAt from Cannabis sativa cultivar Pink pepper isolate KNU-18-1 chromosome 4, ASM2916894v1, whole genome shotgun sequence carries:
- the LOC115712414 gene encoding uncharacterized protein LOC115712414 — encoded protein: MYPRVKVRVEEFKEQEECLSPQTQQEKENQSSVSPLLPIARILKDYVLNSTMDLNNSAPKVEQKRGVVKESKPNLKASLVSRPRAVLSSPDNDGLIGSRNKLVNERSSTPKMHKKVTTAVARIRTIPIEEVKKPNWVLKTCSDNKGFKNQNPNQNQNQKQKQKKVQEQEPVLRTSQKKRILKRVAKPNQA
- the LOC115715060 gene encoding mitochondrial import receptor subunit TOM9-2, with protein sequence MASQSRKGGISLPERRNPKKDESKSIILRISQSEIVARGKQAATDAAFVTKKLLKSTSKAAWIAGTTFLILVVPLIIEMDREQQMNDLELQQASLLGTPSSSQK